The following are encoded in a window of Callithrix jacchus isolate 240 chromosome 9, calJac240_pri, whole genome shotgun sequence genomic DNA:
- the OR2AP1 gene encoding olfactory receptor 2AP1, translating to MSSEEKYIVHFILVLSDFVCSFQSPPVHFSAPLPFSPLITTLFFTLRLKTFSTMKNKTILTEFILLGLTDVPELQVAVFTFLFLAYLLSIFGNLTILILTLLDSHLQTPMYFFLRNFSFLEISFTNIFIPRVLISITTGNKSISFAGCFTQYFFAIFLGATEFYLLAAMSYDRYVAICKPLHYTTIMSNRVCTQLIFCSWLGGLMAIIPPITLMSQQDFCASNRLNHYFCDYEPLLELSCSDTSLMEKVVVLVASMTLVVTLVLVILSYTFIIKTILKLPSAQQRTKAFSTCSSHMIVISLSYGSCMFMYINPSAKEGDTFNKGVALLITSVAPLLNPFIYTLRNQQVKQAFKDMVKKLVNL from the coding sequence ATGTCATCAGAGGAGAAGTACATCGTCCATTTCATTTTGGTCTTGTCAGACTTTGTCTGTTCATTTCAGAGCCCCCCTGTTCATTTCAGTGCCCCCCTTCCTTTCTCACCTTTGATTACTactcttttttttactttgagactAAAAACTTTttcaacaatgaaaaataaaactatattaactGAGTTCATCCTTCTGGGTCTAACAGATGTCCCTGAACTCCAGGTGGCAGTTTTCACCTTTCTTTTCCTTGCATATTTACTCAGCATCTTTGGAAATCTGACTATCCTCATCCTCACCTTGCTGGACTCCCACCTTCAGACTCCCATGTATTTCTTTCTCCGGAACTTCTCTTTCTTAGAAATTTCCTTCACAAACATCTTCATTCCCAGGGTCCTGATTAGCATCACAACAGGGAACAAGAGTATCAGTTTTGCTGGCTGCTTCACTCAGTATTTCTTTGCCATATTCCTTGGGGCCACAGAGTTTTACCTTTTGGCTGCCATGTCCTATGACCGCTATGTGGCCATCTGCAAACCTCTGCATTATACCACCATCATGAGCAACAGAGtctgcacccagctgattttctgctcttggctGGGTGGGTTAATGGCTATTATACCACCAATCACCCTGATGAGTCAGCAGGACTTTTGTGCATCCAACAGACTGAATCATTATTTCTGTGACTATGAGCCTCTTCTGGAACTCTCATGTTCAGACACAAGCCTCATGGAGAAGGTTGTCGTACTTGTGGCATCTATGACCCTGGTGGTCACTCTGGTGCTAGTGATTCTCTCATATACATTCATTATCAAGACTATTCTGAAGCTCCCCTCTGCCCAGCAAAGGACAAAAGCCTTTTCCACTTGCTCTTCCCACATGATTGTCATCTCCCTCTCTTATGGAAGCTGCATGTTTATGTACATTAATCCCTCTGCAAAAGAAGGGGACACATTCAACAAGGGAGTAGCTCTCCTTATTACTTCAGTTGCTCCTTTGTTGAACCCCTTTATTTACACCCTAAGGAACCAACAGGTAAAACAAGCCTTTAAGGATATGGTCAAAAAGCTTGTGAATCtttaa